TAAAAGAAAAAACTTGCTAGAGCTTTGCTCTAGTAAGAATATGTTTTGTCATAACTTAATTATGATAAAACATATTTTTAGATAATATTCGGGAATTATAAAAATGAGAAAAGAAACCATGATTACATTAAATGATATAAAAGAAGCAAAAAAAAGATTATCAAACACAGTTCACGCAACTCCGCTTATGAAAGCTCCTATTTTAAGTAAAGAAAAAAATGCAGAAATTTTTCTAAAAGAAGATAACTTACAATTAACAGGAAGTTTTAAAATTAGAGGTGCTTTTAATAGAGTTGCTATGCTTGATGAAACTAGAAGAAAAAATGGTGTAGTAGCTGCAAGTGCAGGAAATCATGCACAAGGTTTAGCTTTTGCTGCTCAACACTTTAATTGTGAAGCAACAATTTTTATGCCAGAAGCAACTCCACTTACAAAAGTTTCGGGGGTTAAATCTTATGGAGCAAATGTTGTTTTAACTGGTGAGAATTTTGATGAAGCATATGCAGCAGCTACAAAATTTGCAAAAGAAAACAATAAAGAATTTATTCATCCATTTGCAGATGATGCAGTTATTGCGGGACAAGGAACAATTGCATTAGAAATTTTAGAAAAAATTGAAGATATTGAACATATTATTGTACCAATTGGAGGTGGAGGTTTAATCTCTGGAATTGCAATAGCTGCAAAATCTATAAATCCAAACATAAGAATCACAGGTGTAGTTGCAAGTGGAGCAAGAGGAATGAAAGACTCTTTTGAAGCAAGACTTCCAATGGATTCTTCAAGTGTTAGAACAATCGCTGATGGAATTGCTGTTCGTGACGTAACACCAAAATTACTTGATATTATTTTAGAGTATGTGGACGAAATCGTAGAAGTAAGTGATAATGAAACAGCAAATGCAATTTTATTTTTACTTGAAAAACATAAACTTATGGTTGAAGGTGCAGGTGCAGTTGCAACGGCTGCAATTATGCACAATAAAGTACATATTGAAAAAGAAAAAGTTTGTGCAATAGTTAGTGGTGGGAATATTGATGTAACAATGTTATCTTTGATTATTGATAAAGGATTAGTAAAATCATTTAGA
The genomic region above belongs to Arcobacter ellisii and contains:
- the ilvA gene encoding threonine ammonia-lyase, whose translation is MITLNDIKEAKKRLSNTVHATPLMKAPILSKEKNAEIFLKEDNLQLTGSFKIRGAFNRVAMLDETRRKNGVVAASAGNHAQGLAFAAQHFNCEATIFMPEATPLTKVSGVKSYGANVVLTGENFDEAYAAATKFAKENNKEFIHPFADDAVIAGQGTIALEILEKIEDIEHIIVPIGGGGLISGIAIAAKSINPNIRITGVVASGARGMKDSFEARLPMDSSSVRTIADGIAVRDVTPKLLDIILEYVDEIVEVSDNETANAILFLLEKHKLMVEGAGAVATAAIMHNKVHIEKEKVCAIVSGGNIDVTMLSLIIDKGLVKSFRKMNLIVTLMDKPGALMHLTEIFKTCSANIVQIDYDRNSIKLEFGEAHVTIALETKGEEHQELIRENLKQNGYRFKQI